From a single Mesorhizobium shangrilense genomic region:
- the tssM gene encoding type VI secretion system membrane subunit TssM, with amino-acid sequence MTLRTRLQRIGKAILSPGALLTIAALVLAIFVWFLGPLFAFGDIQPLGPVSVRLAIVLVIVLAWGIAGYFIRIRHNSADKALLAALRRQQEEQRQAGKQVRTTTDAELAAFRGMARGATKFTNKGRGFNPLARDRHQTPWYLVLGSQNAGKTSIVLNSSLAFSYQGDNAAGSPAVFHLADQAVFVEIAGKFLVPYEPPANSLWLGMLDHLSRLRPRQPASGIIVTVSADELMTMTPEGAIDLAGVVRRRLDEVAARLRTRPPVYVIVSKLDLLVGFEEFFDTLSAEERNAVLGFPLRQPSDAKGQAPADDRFTQGFSDTVERLSGLLLLRLQEEPDEHRRRRAFEFPSQFAAMQAVLEPFITQLTFIYRFEPAPLLRGLFFASATQNGLSVDVLARDLSPSFAQQAEKLAFRNDAASGRGRPYFLRDLVRDIVIPEANLGGLTRSAAAMLQIRGIAANVLLTLAVLALLVFWWLGFNEGQAYTKRLQDGVTAARASIATALPAGTAPLDFKPALTALDDLRALVQERPGRATFGLYGTASVEEAAREAYDRGIHAMMLPFVWRYLRDGLDDPQTAAALRFHQLKLYLMMTGERPVDAQTAALFGPDFAQKWLPYDRTADVDRRVSEHLAELSFTVIAAPLMDMRLVDRARGLISNYTLARLAYDALSAMPRIQQLATWRPVDHMGLSGPQALALIGGGSFWDGIPGLFTRTGFFDSALPTTGAVSDDLAADLWVMGVADTVAGHERETQRIREGMLDLYRVDYMRRWDSFLSELTIVDSADAGETARAMAIITGSPSPVKELTAAAAAEVNLAPANDPASALTKAATAQVNRVAGSVIAPSRVVDVGKAVTDHFKPFAKAVSAPEGQQSQIDTMLAGLQPLYSQINLVATGANILELGTQPQTILNQLTEQVNALPDSLQPLFRRILSQAGAVTSGSSRQRLAEIWKTTVEPSCQATTKGRYPFVQASAEDTSIADFTSLFGPKGLISSFRNDYLKPFIDTTTKPWRWRTGQQVGLNIGDDVLAAFEHAQDITATYFGDADMPSVKFTVEPVQLDEKARAMQFDIGGPTLVYMHGPPTPSAFQWPPDRADADAILSMTPEVNGERNMLRRQGPWALFRLLNAGHVLRNDPTDMVPYGFTVGSRKAVLNVMAPATRNPFARDILSDFKCPVL; translated from the coding sequence TTGACCCTCCGGACACGTCTGCAGCGCATCGGCAAGGCGATCCTTTCGCCGGGCGCACTGCTGACCATCGCCGCGCTGGTCCTGGCTATCTTCGTCTGGTTCCTGGGGCCGCTGTTCGCATTCGGCGACATCCAGCCGCTCGGTCCGGTTTCCGTGCGACTGGCGATCGTGCTCGTCATCGTGCTGGCCTGGGGTATCGCCGGCTATTTCATCCGTATCCGCCACAACAGCGCCGACAAGGCATTGCTGGCCGCGTTGCGCCGGCAGCAAGAAGAGCAACGACAAGCCGGCAAACAAGTCCGCACCACGACCGACGCCGAGCTCGCCGCCTTCCGCGGCATGGCCCGCGGCGCCACCAAGTTCACCAACAAGGGACGCGGCTTCAATCCCCTCGCCCGTGATCGCCACCAGACACCTTGGTATCTGGTTTTGGGTTCTCAAAACGCCGGCAAGACGTCTATCGTCCTCAATTCAAGCTTGGCGTTTTCGTATCAAGGCGACAACGCGGCCGGCTCGCCGGCGGTGTTCCATCTCGCCGACCAGGCGGTGTTCGTCGAGATCGCCGGAAAGTTCCTCGTCCCATACGAGCCGCCGGCCAACTCGCTTTGGCTCGGCATGCTCGACCATCTGTCGCGATTGCGGCCGCGCCAGCCAGCCAGCGGCATCATCGTCACGGTCAGCGCCGACGAGTTGATGACGATGACGCCGGAGGGCGCCATAGACCTGGCTGGGGTGGTGCGCAGACGGCTGGATGAAGTGGCCGCGCGCCTGCGCACGCGGCCACCTGTCTACGTCATCGTCAGCAAGCTCGATCTTCTGGTGGGCTTCGAGGAATTCTTCGACACGCTGAGCGCCGAAGAGCGCAATGCGGTGCTGGGGTTTCCGCTTCGCCAGCCTTCGGACGCGAAAGGCCAGGCCCCCGCCGACGACCGCTTTACGCAAGGGTTTTCGGATACCGTCGAACGCCTGTCGGGCCTTCTCCTGCTCCGGCTCCAGGAGGAACCCGACGAGCACCGGCGGCGGCGCGCTTTTGAATTTCCCAGCCAGTTCGCCGCGATGCAGGCGGTGCTCGAACCATTCATCACCCAGCTGACGTTCATCTATCGTTTCGAGCCAGCGCCCCTGCTGCGGGGCTTGTTTTTCGCCAGTGCGACACAGAACGGGCTTTCGGTGGACGTCCTGGCGCGCGACCTGTCCCCCAGCTTTGCCCAGCAAGCGGAAAAACTGGCGTTTCGCAACGACGCGGCCAGCGGGCGCGGGCGGCCCTATTTCCTGCGCGACCTGGTCCGTGACATTGTCATTCCGGAGGCCAATCTCGGCGGCCTGACGCGCTCCGCCGCCGCCATGTTGCAGATACGCGGCATCGCCGCCAACGTCCTTTTGACCCTCGCGGTGCTGGCCTTGCTGGTGTTTTGGTGGCTGGGCTTCAACGAAGGCCAAGCCTATACCAAGAGGCTCCAGGACGGCGTGACCGCTGCGCGCGCCAGCATCGCCACGGCGCTTCCCGCCGGAACGGCGCCCCTGGACTTCAAACCGGCTCTCACGGCGCTCGACGACCTGCGAGCCCTGGTGCAGGAACGGCCCGGCCGCGCCACCTTCGGATTGTACGGCACGGCGTCCGTGGAAGAGGCGGCACGCGAGGCTTATGACCGCGGTATCCACGCCATGATGCTTCCTTTCGTGTGGCGCTACCTTCGCGACGGGCTCGATGATCCGCAAACCGCCGCCGCATTGCGCTTCCACCAGCTTAAACTCTACTTGATGATGACCGGCGAACGGCCCGTGGACGCCCAGACCGCGGCGCTGTTTGGTCCCGATTTCGCCCAAAAATGGCTCCCCTACGACCGCACCGCCGATGTCGACCGGCGGGTATCCGAACATCTCGCCGAATTGTCCTTCACGGTGATCGCGGCACCCCTCATGGACATGCGGCTCGTGGACCGCGCGCGCGGACTGATCTCGAACTACACGCTTGCGCGGCTCGCCTACGATGCCTTGAGCGCGATGCCGCGTATCCAGCAATTGGCCACCTGGCGCCCGGTTGACCATATGGGACTGTCAGGCCCACAGGCGCTTGCCTTGATCGGCGGCGGCAGCTTCTGGGACGGGATTCCCGGACTTTTCACCAGGACCGGGTTCTTCGACAGCGCACTGCCCACCACAGGGGCCGTGTCGGATGACCTAGCCGCCGACCTGTGGGTGATGGGCGTCGCCGATACCGTGGCCGGCCACGAGCGCGAGACCCAGCGCATCCGCGAAGGCATGCTCGATCTCTACCGCGTCGACTACATGCGGCGATGGGACAGCTTTCTTTCGGAACTGACAATCGTCGACAGCGCCGATGCCGGCGAAACCGCGCGCGCCATGGCGATCATCACCGGCAGTCCCTCGCCGGTCAAGGAATTGACCGCCGCCGCCGCCGCCGAGGTCAATCTCGCGCCCGCCAACGACCCGGCGAGCGCGTTGACGAAAGCCGCGACGGCGCAGGTCAACCGCGTGGCGGGCAGCGTCATCGCACCGTCGCGGGTGGTCGACGTCGGCAAGGCGGTGACGGATCACTTCAAGCCCTTTGCCAAGGCAGTCAGCGCGCCGGAAGGACAGCAATCGCAGATCGACACGATGCTGGCCGGCTTGCAGCCGCTGTACAGCCAGATCAACCTCGTCGCCACCGGCGCCAACATTCTCGAGCTCGGCACCCAGCCGCAGACGATCCTCAACCAACTGACCGAGCAGGTGAACGCGCTGCCCGATTCACTGCAGCCTTTGTTCAGGCGGATTCTGAGCCAGGCCGGAGCCGTCACCAGCGGCAGCTCGCGCCAGCGGCTCGCCGAAATCTGGAAGACCACCGTCGAGCCGTCCTGCCAGGCAACGACAAAGGGACGATATCCGTTCGTGCAAGCCAGCGCCGAGGATACCTCGATTGCCGATTTCACCAGCCTTTTCGGCCCGAAGGGACTGATCTCCAGTTTCCGCAACGATTATTTGAAACCCTTCATCGACACCACGACAAAACCCTGGCGATGGCGCACCGGACAGCAGGTTGGGCTGAACATCGGCGACGACGTGCTGGCTGCCTTCGAACACGCACAAGACATCACCGCCACCTATTTCGGCGACGCCGACATGCCGTCGGTAAAATTCACCGTCGAACCGGTCCAGCTCGACGAGAAGGCGCGCGCCATGCAGTTCGATATCGGCGGACCAACACTGGTCTACATGCACGGTCCGCCGACACCCTCGGCGTTCCAGTGGCCGCCGGACCGGGCCGATGCCGATGCGATCCTTTCGATGACCCCGGAAGTGAACGGGGAGCGCAACATGCTGCGGCGGCAAGGACCCTGGGCCCTGTTTCGGCTGCTTAACGCCGGCCACGTGCTGCGCAACGACCCGACGGACATGGTTCCATACGGGTTCACCGTCGGCAGCCGAAAGGCTGTGCTGAACGTCATGGCGCCGGCCACGCGCAATCCGTTCGCGCGCGACATCCTGTCAGACTTCAAATGCCCGGTGCTTTGA
- a CDS encoding type VI secretion protein IcmF/TssM N-terminal domain-containing protein, giving the protein MRPWFRIAWLAGLGLAVAASWAIWRYAPVTVPEQRFAALLAPLVLLGLIPAVFTRRLVRGDADIDTPGLRMQRKSALTFLANRGLAGRRGRLSVPLYLVVGAPGAGKTSLLERSGLGLGSPVTIAGATWWVGDDAIFVETSIGVPDRSPRQICEIIKSLRPALPINGTVFVLSPADLTLADQVEHREFAEGAMLALREIEAATAQAAPIYLMLSKIDLLPGFQEFFDRQEPQERSQPWGFALPIAASTAPTAMGDAIATGFQSLLAAMRARLVEWLSREADPVRCARINGFSAQIAGLQPTIQPLLETLFTKTGRTRQDGALRGIFLTSARQEALSIDSLLPELSRRFAMPRVGMIPPDLALDDEDQGYFIGGTFKNTIFKEAGLVGLGQRGKVGEATRWAAVAALAALCAGTSYYILRTYNREVAFSARGAEITVGATPIASPTTVAALPSILATMRRLDEFGSSLTKDQPVHPIEIGLSARPKLETIIDSTRDHFRRNALMPSLVAMMETELVDLNASVETLKQRIALTGASGAASPAMTAWLQAQARTLPEAERDFFILESQAAVSANGGLLVDSAYLEAARRIIAYKESLS; this is encoded by the coding sequence ATGAGACCCTGGTTCCGGATCGCATGGCTTGCCGGCCTTGGTCTTGCGGTCGCCGCAAGCTGGGCGATCTGGCGATATGCACCGGTAACGGTCCCTGAACAGCGTTTTGCCGCATTGCTCGCCCCCCTGGTTCTTCTGGGCCTGATACCAGCGGTCTTTACCCGGCGCCTGGTCAGGGGCGACGCCGACATCGATACGCCAGGTCTGCGCATGCAGCGCAAATCGGCGCTCACCTTTCTTGCCAACAGAGGCCTGGCTGGCCGCCGTGGTCGGTTGTCCGTGCCACTCTATCTCGTGGTCGGCGCTCCCGGCGCCGGAAAAACCAGCCTGTTGGAACGATCGGGGCTGGGCCTCGGTTCGCCGGTGACGATCGCGGGCGCGACATGGTGGGTCGGCGACGACGCGATCTTCGTGGAAACGTCGATCGGCGTGCCGGACCGGAGCCCGCGCCAGATTTGTGAGATCATCAAGAGCCTGCGGCCCGCCTTGCCGATAAACGGCACCGTCTTCGTTCTCAGCCCCGCTGACCTGACACTCGCCGACCAAGTCGAACACCGCGAATTCGCCGAGGGCGCGATGCTCGCGCTGCGCGAGATCGAAGCCGCGACGGCACAGGCCGCACCGATCTACCTGATGCTCTCCAAGATCGACCTCTTGCCTGGATTCCAGGAATTCTTCGATCGACAGGAACCGCAGGAGCGCTCGCAGCCCTGGGGATTTGCGCTGCCGATCGCAGCGTCGACCGCGCCTACGGCGATGGGCGACGCTATCGCGACCGGCTTCCAGTCGTTGCTGGCCGCCATGCGGGCCCGCCTCGTCGAATGGCTCTCGCGCGAAGCCGATCCAGTGCGATGCGCCCGCATCAATGGGTTCAGCGCGCAGATCGCGGGCCTTCAGCCGACCATCCAGCCCTTGCTGGAAACGCTGTTCACGAAGACCGGCAGGACCAGGCAGGATGGCGCCCTGCGCGGGATATTTCTGACCAGCGCCCGCCAGGAAGCGCTGTCGATCGACAGCCTGCTGCCCGAATTGTCGCGCCGCTTCGCCATGCCGCGCGTCGGCATGATCCCGCCCGATCTCGCCCTGGACGACGAGGACCAGGGGTATTTCATCGGCGGGACGTTCAAGAATACGATCTTCAAGGAAGCCGGACTTGTCGGCCTTGGACAAAGAGGCAAGGTCGGCGAAGCCACCCGCTGGGCGGCCGTCGCCGCGCTCGCCGCCCTTTGCGCCGGTACCAGTTATTACATCCTGCGGACCTACAACCGTGAAGTCGCGTTTTCGGCACGGGGAGCGGAAATCACCGTCGGTGCCACCCCGATCGCCAGCCCCACCACCGTCGCCGCCTTGCCTTCCATCCTGGCGACGATGCGCCGTCTCGACGAATTCGGATCAAGCCTGACGAAAGATCAGCCGGTTCACCCCATCGAAATCGGCCTGTCGGCGCGGCCGAAACTTGAGACCATCATCGACAGCACGCGCGATCACTTCCGCCGAAACGCGCTCATGCCAAGCCTCGTGGCGATGATGGAAACCGAACTGGTCGATCTCAATGCCAGCGTCGAGACGTTAAAGCAGCGGATCGCACTGACCGGCGCCTCGGGCGCCGCCAGCCCGGCAATGACCGCCTGGCTTCAGGCGCAGGCACGGACACTGCCCGAAGCAGAGCGCGACTTCTTCATACTGGAGAGCCAGGCTGCTGTCAGCGCCAACGGCGGCTTGCTGGTCGATTCCGCCTATCTCGAGGCGGCACGACGCATCATCGCCTACAAGGAAAGCTTGTCTTGA
- the icmH gene encoding type IVB secretion system protein IcmH/DotU: MANAETRPVRLDAGLTGSGFDRENAGVQQEFGVDEDFFGAGPPVGRNQFDAAFAQRERKPGSGDMRQRGDSSIDKAFDLAAINRLASAAAPLLWLAGRLNESAPPDNITEFRDRTIDEIKRFETAAMAKDVPSRIVRIARYALCAVIDDIILNTQWGGQSGWASSSLVGTLYNETWGGERFYDLLSQLQLNPEDNIDALELMAICLSIGFVGKYRVVDAGQGQLTRLRHDLYRTIRRVRGPYDRGLSATWQGVTAPHRPPRIMAAPWLAAAILLGLLAILWIFSSVSLRSSVETAAAQIRSLMPATPIVVDGAAVPAIPEPVPPVRQTQMQRLSKFLADDIAAGTVEVAPSGGDLLIRMLRASFPSGGKDLAQTEDALVGRIGTALNAESGPILVIGHTDNIPVGAGSALGDNMAISVARASSAAQMLRNHVSDPSRVSFEGRGETDPIASNATEEGRSRNRRVEFKIAAEKAP; encoded by the coding sequence TTGGCCAATGCCGAGACGCGGCCGGTACGTCTCGACGCCGGCTTGACAGGTTCCGGTTTCGACAGGGAAAACGCGGGCGTGCAGCAGGAGTTTGGGGTCGATGAGGATTTCTTCGGCGCCGGTCCACCCGTCGGCCGCAACCAGTTCGATGCAGCTTTCGCGCAACGCGAGCGCAAGCCAGGCAGCGGTGACATGCGGCAGCGCGGCGATTCCAGCATCGACAAGGCTTTCGACCTTGCCGCCATCAATCGCCTGGCCAGCGCCGCCGCGCCGCTTTTGTGGCTGGCCGGAAGGCTCAACGAAAGCGCGCCACCCGACAACATCACCGAATTCCGCGACCGGACCATCGACGAGATCAAGCGGTTCGAAACCGCTGCCATGGCCAAGGACGTCCCGAGCCGGATCGTGCGGATCGCGCGCTACGCGCTGTGTGCGGTGATCGACGACATCATCCTCAACACGCAATGGGGCGGTCAATCGGGTTGGGCGAGTAGCAGCCTTGTGGGCACACTCTACAATGAGACATGGGGCGGCGAACGTTTCTACGACCTTCTTTCCCAGCTGCAGCTCAACCCGGAAGACAATATCGACGCGCTCGAATTGATGGCGATCTGCCTGTCGATCGGCTTTGTCGGCAAGTATCGCGTCGTTGACGCAGGCCAAGGTCAGCTGACACGGCTTCGCCATGATCTCTATCGGACGATCCGGCGGGTGCGCGGGCCATACGATCGAGGCCTGTCCGCGACCTGGCAGGGCGTTACCGCCCCCCACCGCCCGCCCCGTATCATGGCCGCCCCCTGGCTCGCGGCGGCGATTTTGCTGGGCCTTCTTGCGATCTTGTGGATTTTTTCGAGTGTGAGCCTGCGCAGCAGCGTCGAGACCGCGGCCGCGCAGATCAGGAGCCTCATGCCGGCGACGCCGATCGTCGTGGACGGCGCCGCCGTGCCGGCGATACCGGAGCCGGTGCCGCCCGTGCGGCAAACACAGATGCAGCGGCTTTCAAAATTCCTGGCCGATGACATTGCCGCCGGCACGGTGGAAGTCGCCCCATCCGGCGGCGACCTTCTCATCAGGATGCTGCGGGCGTCCTTCCCGTCGGGCGGAAAGGACCTGGCGCAGACCGAGGACGCGCTCGTTGGCCGCATTGGCACGGCCTTGAACGCCGAGAGCGGGCCGATCCTGGTCATCGGACACACGGACAATATTCCCGTCGGCGCCGGCAGCGCTCTCGGCGACAACATGGCCATCTCGGTGGCGCGCGCCAGTTCCGCCGCGCAAATGCTGCGCAATCACGTCTCGGACCCTTCGCGGGTCAGCTTCGAAGGACGCGGCGAGACCGATCCGATCGCGTCCAATGCGACGGAAGAAGGACGCTCGCGCAACCGCCGCGTCGAGTTCAAGATAGCGGCGGAAAAGGCGCCATGA
- the tssK gene encoding type VI secretion system baseplate subunit TssK: protein MPFDDKVIWSEGMFIRAQHFQQDGRYFQRMLNGRVRGLRAYGWGLTELRLNRELLSIGRFAVEGATGVFEDGTPFSAPEGADDLPSLQLSENLRNAIIYLTLPITQPGSQETADADVDTQTRFTTRNIDVTDANSSDTAPVSITVGKLRLRYALESSERSGLLSIGLARIVEVRADNTVVLDDGYIPPALDARTSPVLTGLLTEIVGLLNHRGEAIASRLASGSAGTAAEMTDTLMLQTINRWQPVFAHLASAFCVHPETIFQNAVGLAGELATFTTPSHRPRNFPVYDHEQLQLTFAPVIAALRQSLSAVLDRGAIAIPLTEHRYGIRVATVSDRSIYSKYTFVLAAKSDMPADALLRRLIGQIKVGPVEQIRELVNAALPGIIPRALPVAPRQIPYHTGKAYFELDRTSATWKQIANSAGLAIHMAGDFPGLELELWAVKD, encoded by the coding sequence ATGCCATTCGATGACAAGGTGATCTGGTCCGAGGGGATGTTCATCCGCGCCCAGCATTTTCAGCAGGACGGACGCTACTTTCAGCGAATGCTTAACGGCCGTGTGCGGGGGCTTCGGGCCTATGGCTGGGGCCTCACCGAACTCAGGCTCAATCGCGAATTGTTGTCGATCGGCCGTTTCGCGGTCGAGGGGGCCACCGGCGTCTTCGAGGACGGCACGCCGTTTTCGGCGCCCGAGGGCGCGGACGATCTCCCGTCCTTGCAACTGAGCGAAAACCTGCGCAATGCCATCATCTACTTGACGCTGCCCATCACCCAACCCGGCAGCCAGGAGACGGCCGACGCCGACGTCGATACGCAGACCCGGTTCACCACCAGGAATATCGATGTCACCGACGCCAACAGCAGCGACACCGCGCCTGTGTCGATCACGGTGGGCAAGTTACGGCTTCGCTACGCGCTCGAGAGCAGCGAGCGCAGCGGGTTGCTCAGCATTGGTCTGGCCCGCATCGTCGAAGTGCGCGCCGACAACACCGTCGTGCTGGACGACGGCTACATTCCGCCGGCGCTCGACGCCAGAACCTCGCCCGTGCTGACAGGACTGCTTACCGAGATCGTCGGTCTCCTGAACCATCGCGGCGAGGCGATCGCGTCAAGGCTGGCATCCGGCAGCGCTGGAACCGCGGCCGAGATGACCGACACGCTCATGCTCCAGACCATCAACCGCTGGCAGCCTGTGTTCGCGCATCTGGCGTCCGCCTTTTGCGTGCATCCCGAGACGATCTTTCAAAATGCGGTCGGCCTCGCCGGAGAGCTCGCCACCTTCACCACGCCCAGTCACCGTCCACGCAACTTTCCGGTCTACGATCATGAGCAGTTGCAGCTGACATTCGCTCCGGTGATAGCGGCGTTGCGGCAATCCTTGAGCGCCGTGCTCGACCGCGGCGCCATCGCGATCCCGCTCACTGAACATCGCTATGGCATCAGGGTCGCCACCGTCTCCGATCGTTCGATCTATTCGAAGTACACGTTCGTGCTGGCGGCCAAATCCGACATGCCGGCGGACGCACTGCTTCGCCGGCTGATCGGCCAGATCAAGGTAGGCCCGGTCGAGCAGATCAGGGAGCTGGTTAACGCCGCCCTGCCCGGCATCATCCCCCGTGCTTTGCCGGTGGCGCCACGGCAAATACCCTACCACACCGGAAAGGCTTATTTCGAACTCGACCGGACCAGCGCGACGTGGAAGCAGATCGCCAATTCAGCCGGGCTTGCGATTCACATGGCCGGCGATTTCCCCGGACTGGAACTCGAACTGTGGGCGGTTAAGGACTAG
- the tssJ gene encoding type VI secretion system lipoprotein TssJ, which yields MPGIFRTWLVLFAILGLSGCGLLGKDKPPPKEIEIKPAPAEAGIDFIAMASPLINPLPQGEPSPVVLRLYQLNGDSAFANASFRQLWEEDEKTLGPTMLGKAEILLNPGGVERIKAKLVEGTVLIAVVVGFRNFEGAKWRAMVPLHGEKSFKLKAELKTLSVDLGPQD from the coding sequence ATGCCCGGCATTTTCCGGACATGGTTGGTGTTGTTCGCGATCCTAGGCCTTTCGGGCTGCGGACTGCTTGGAAAGGACAAGCCACCGCCCAAGGAAATCGAAATCAAACCGGCGCCGGCGGAGGCGGGGATCGATTTCATCGCGATGGCCTCGCCGCTGATAAACCCGCTCCCCCAGGGAGAGCCGTCGCCCGTGGTGCTCCGGCTCTATCAGCTCAATGGTGATTCCGCCTTCGCGAATGCCAGCTTTCGGCAATTGTGGGAGGAGGACGAGAAGACACTTGGGCCGACCATGCTCGGCAAGGCCGAAATTCTGCTCAATCCTGGCGGCGTGGAACGGATAAAGGCCAAGCTTGTCGAGGGCACGGTGCTGATCGCGGTCGTCGTTGGGTTCCGAAATTTCGAAGGCGCGAAATGGCGTGCGATGGTTCCGCTTCATGGCGAGAAGAGCTTCAAGTTGAAAGCGGAACTCAAGACGCTTTCCGTCGATCTTGGGCCTCAGGATTGA
- a CDS encoding type VI secretion system-associated FHA domain protein produces the protein MKLTLVLKGPDRLMGAQIEKSMENGSLVIGRSPTADWTLPDPDRVISKAHCRIDKDSGGFVLTDTSTNGVEINNDAVGFGLPRLLANGDVLKLGDAVVIVRIENSTQAPPLASSTPRQLPAVDRTRIADGPFGLPDKAAAQRPDFSVPQDRDIAGRPVGQILDDWWAPTSPVSDPISVDISAKQAPDTIHNTITAQESLPSRSGSMTKLAASLTRLDLAALVQAVDTAAEVLPEGERSRFYERLRDLLDGNRSQGK, from the coding sequence ATGAAACTTACGCTCGTTCTCAAGGGTCCAGATCGCCTGATGGGCGCCCAGATCGAAAAATCGATGGAGAATGGCAGCCTCGTCATCGGTCGTTCGCCCACCGCCGACTGGACGCTGCCCGACCCGGACAGAGTGATTTCCAAGGCACATTGTCGGATCGACAAGGATTCCGGTGGCTTCGTTCTAACCGATACGTCGACAAACGGCGTCGAAATCAACAATGATGCGGTCGGATTCGGCCTTCCGAGGCTGCTGGCGAACGGTGACGTGCTGAAGCTTGGCGATGCAGTGGTCATCGTGCGCATAGAAAACTCTACCCAGGCGCCACCGCTGGCGAGCAGTACACCACGCCAGCTCCCCGCCGTGGATCGCACGAGAATCGCCGACGGTCCCTTTGGACTTCCAGACAAAGCCGCAGCGCAGCGGCCGGATTTCTCGGTGCCGCAGGACCGGGATATCGCTGGCAGGCCCGTGGGACAAATACTTGATGACTGGTGGGCGCCAACTTCCCCGGTTTCCGATCCGATTTCCGTGGATATCTCGGCAAAGCAAGCTCCAGACACGATTCACAATACTATAACAGCACAAGAATCGTTACCGTCACGCAGTGGCAGTATGACAAAACTTGCGGCATCTCTGACCCGTCTCGACCTCGCAGCGTTGGTGCAAGCCGTGGACACGGCGGCCGAGGTCTTACCGGAAGGCGAGAGGTCCAGGTTTTACGAGCGGTTGCGTGACCTCCTGGACGGGAACCGATCCCAGGGCAAATAG
- a CDS encoding class I SAM-dependent methyltransferase, translating into MRRGHFEMLQPVCPGCHARGVSSALGLSVIEDERQGDILAGILGCADCGAEYPIIDGLPIIVPDVRRYVQDNLFYIMARTDLTPAVESLLGDASGPGSGMDSIRQHVSSYVWDHWADHDPQERGPAAGGALPGGVARAVISGLEMMAHDIPPGPVLDIGCGAGRSTVEIAQRTGRHVLGIDVSTPLARVSRRAAVDGKVDYARRRIGLVYDRRRFDLDIRRDLVDVWICDALALPFVSATFALAVGLNVLDCLADPGLGLAQMGRVLVPDGQALLSVPFDWTGHVTPVERWIGGHSQRGPHAGSAEAILELMLGEGPLSSGSLRREKPAREVPWHVRIHERSCMHYLAHLIVAQRAAGKMADTRALDVG; encoded by the coding sequence GTGCGACGCGGCCATTTCGAGATGCTGCAGCCGGTCTGCCCGGGCTGCCATGCACGGGGCGTTTCGTCCGCACTTGGCTTGAGCGTCATTGAAGACGAGCGCCAAGGCGACATCCTGGCCGGCATCCTCGGCTGTGCCGATTGCGGGGCGGAATACCCCATCATCGACGGTCTGCCGATCATCGTGCCCGACGTGCGACGCTATGTGCAGGACAATCTCTTCTACATCATGGCACGAACCGACCTGACGCCGGCTGTCGAAAGCCTGCTGGGCGACGCATCCGGTCCCGGCAGCGGGATGGATTCCATACGACAGCATGTCTCGTCCTATGTCTGGGACCATTGGGCCGATCACGATCCGCAGGAGCGTGGGCCGGCGGCGGGCGGTGCCTTGCCAGGAGGCGTGGCGCGTGCCGTCATCTCTGGCCTTGAGATGATGGCCCACGATATCCCGCCCGGGCCTGTGCTGGACATAGGCTGCGGCGCCGGGCGTTCCACCGTCGAAATCGCACAGAGAACCGGACGTCATGTCCTCGGGATCGATGTCTCGACGCCGCTTGCCCGTGTCTCGCGGCGGGCCGCGGTGGATGGCAAGGTCGACTATGCGCGGCGGCGAATTGGGCTTGTCTATGATCGACGCCGCTTCGACCTCGACATTCGCCGCGATCTCGTTGACGTCTGGATCTGCGACGCACTCGCCTTGCCATTCGTTTCCGCGACGTTCGCGCTCGCCGTGGGCCTGAACGTACTCGACTGCCTGGCCGATCCCGGATTGGGGCTTGCGCAGATGGGACGCGTCTTGGTGCCAGATGGCCAGGCGCTGCTGTCGGTGCCCTTCGATTGGACAGGTCATGTCACGCCCGTCGAGCGATGGATTGGAGGACATTCGCAGCGTGGCCCCCATGCCGGAAGCGCCGAGGCGATTCTCGAGCTGATGCTGGGCGAGGGTCCGCTTTCAAGCGGTTCGTTGCGCCGCGAGAAGCCGGCGCGCGAGGTGCCGTGGCATGTGCGGATTCACGAGCGCTCTTGCATGCACTACCTGGCTCATCTCATTGTGGCGCAACGCGCGGCAGGCAAGATGGCGGATACGCGCGCCTTGGACGTCGGCTGA